The window GGCGAAAagcaaacaaattaataataaaattatttaaaaatcaaaagagattttgtttcgaATTATTGCACtcgaaaatttttcgaacttgcgtgttttaatttcttagcaaatttttctcttaatttctTGTAATCTTTTTAATTGTGTGTCATAGAATTCAAttgtttgtgaaaattaaaattgtgaagAGAATTTGTTGACTCAAAAATGCCATGCGAAAGTAACTGTAAACAATTTATACCCGATACAAAGCGTGGTTACTGGGTCAATCCAAATGATTTCATTTATGCTGGTCTTGGTTTGGCATTTCGGCTGGATATGTTTTCATTGCCTTGGTTTTATATATTGGACAAGAATAGtaagtttaatttgttaaatatttgtagttGTAATTTGTTGAATTTAGACAGCATTTAATCGCAATTCGCTCCAGGTAAGGACTGACTCTATAATTGATCCGCCAGATTACCTGAGATATGTAAAATTAACAGTTAATTCAGTTTggactcaaataatatttaaatttatttatctttttatctatctatctatctatctatctatctatctatctatctatctatctatctatctatctatctatatctctatctatctatctatctatctatctatctatctatctatctatctatctatctatctatctatctatctatctatctatctatctatctatctatctatctatctatctatctatctatctatctatctatctatctatctatctatatatctatctatttgcTACAACTACAGACCTCTAACATTGGGATtagcttaaattttaaactacaaatttctattgaaaagtcaataaatttatttgtgattTGTATTAAcgctatttaatttaattgcgtTCATATGCATAGAAAGATTAATTAATATGGACTCATAATAGAGCCTTTATTAATTACTAAGAAATGTAAAACCATAAACACGATCTGTTTGcatatttgtttattagtttATCGGTTTTAAATACGCATATGTACTTAAGAAGAAATACAATGCAAATTGATTCACTTTTTACTATTTACTAAATATAatgaattaattgtattttataccCGCCATCAGAAAATATGggtgtatattgattttgtcattccgtttgtaacacatagaAATATTGCTGATTGACccacaaaatatacatatattctgggtccttatttaattctaagacgatctagccatgtacGTCCTTTGGCCAGACCATTGGAAGCACGGTAGATTACGAACGGAGTGAGCTAGATGATTGAATACTCAATATACCTATATGATGTAGCGCGTGTAGCTTGAAGCGTAGAATGCGAAGTAGGTATGAAAAGCACGAAATGCGAAAACGCTTAGTGTCTTCCGCTCtagatataatttatatattaagatCACATCTATAGAGATGTGTTATAGAGATCACATCTATGGGTCTCATTTGATATTGTGTTCATCGTAGGAGGAGTTTTGCGATAAACTTTTAGTATAGAGTGaagctttctaaagaaaattttatgttcagAACTAATGGAATATGTACTATACGTTTTTCATTTAGTAATAACAACAGGCTTTTTGGAATTTGTTTACAGGTTTTAATATCTTACTTTTATCTGATAGGAAAGTATTGTGCGCAAGGgcaagtcgcaattttcaagatacttGGACGAAATTTTGCACACACTCTTTtctggcccaaggacgaagcctattgaaaatggataatcGGTATtttatttcgcctagcctccAAACAACCGTatcccccgaatagggcctttgggcacATTATTATACAtcactagcataccctgggtgcttcgctaccctaacataaattaaatacatcaaaattttgtttacttttatagaaaattaaaatttattaaacatcttgtaattttagtttcattccTTTAGCTttcacattatagaaaattttgaaagtattatatgaaaaaaagtaccataaaatacctctaataggtcatcattaaaaaaaaattttatgtttctgtgttcagtattatatacaattcaaaaaaaaaaataatttgatgaatgaaaaaggaccaaaagtccctttcagtagatactcattcactaaggtccctatattttaaattatttgttcaatatcgtaaaaatatcaaaaagtaccatcggaaaaacgaaaaagtacaaaaatctctctcagtaaattctcatttaataaggaccgtgtgtttcggttaaccattataaagaatctaaagGGTACCAtttgaaaatagaaaagtaccaaatagttccctcttacagaatattattcagtcaagaccatgtatgttaaaattaatcttgctaggttgaatattttagaaaattaaaaaaagtacaatttgtgagataaaaaagtactaaaaagttgtctcttaaagaatcttattcaatgaggaccgtgtttgtttaataatcatgtgttttgagttcatattaaagaacatacatagattatcatttgaaggaagaaaaagtaccaacagtggaataaagtttacctaagtgaAAAGTACTAATAAAGAATACAAAGTTTCCCCCtttcgcttagaaatatactttttcgagaattaagtttacaaaatgttccgtatttaaatctatatatcacaaataaaactcaaatgattcaaatctgcattcatttgttccagaaaaattgtgctttccaaaaaattgtgctttccaaaggtaccaaaaaatttactcgaatttggtcctatataggccttagtacccgaattccaaaataatataccaatagcttattttgtgtgagtaaataaactactttttgaaattttataaaaatcgtctcaatgagtttgaataaaattaaatttcctgttttttccttttttggtacttttttttccaCAGTGAAAtgacaaaaagttttattacaataaatattacggagttagtccgtaatttaataggaataattcaataaaccgaaaaagttttcttaatgtgctaaaaaaaagtaccataaatacagctTTCtaccttttacacccaaaaaggactgaattttaaaaaaagtacgaaacaggtgtctcataattttgggagatgtatccaaaatatttataaaaatttgattttgttaattatttcgttattaagttataaagggccaaaaaaaAGGTActaaaatcacctttgttacacatttttatcccttaaaagtacgaatttcaaaaaagtgccagatacccatctgctcattttaagagtagatacaggtgcatttaaaatctttcttgtatcactaatattgtgttatataattaagaaaacctgttttacccgtctTTTCCCCTTTTCacccgtaaatgtacaaatttccaaaaatccctccttagtggatttacataaccaaaaacacatctactgccaaaatttcatgattctaggttcagccgtttgggctgtgcgatgatgaatcagtcagtcagtaacgctactcttttatatatatagattatatttatagaacttttaatggcATTAAAGATCAAGCCTCATTTGagctagcccccatacaaacttccatcagaaaatgactaacacaaattctacataaataactttgaagaagactcctctaccaacatttattaGGATGGGCccatattttcaaatgctttattttttaattatcccCATTTTTAACGTACCGACTGGTGtatggtatcatatggtcggctaagcccgactatacattcatacttgttttatttattaaacctaTATTCTAAAGAATTTCTCTTTTCTATTAGATCTGATATAATCTTGAGATCGAATGAGATATgacatacataaattatatgtatatttgactTTATTGCAGCGAGAGCCCCTGCTACTGTAAATTTGGACCAAAGGTTTCAAAATATATTCGAGAAACTGCTACCGaaagaatattatatattattgatGATATATTGTCATTCTAACTTAACTTTTAACAATAGAAGTGAGTTAAAAGTTGCTCTTTTTATATTGGGGAATGACTTCTATTTGGTTGTTCCGAACCATAACTGCAGTATGCCTAAATTCCAAAATATGTAGTTCTCTAGGGTAACATGAGTTTCTTAGACGAATTTCCTAAAAGtgcaaaaatctttaaatttttttgtaatttctctcattatttataattttttcagttATTACCGTTTTAATTGTTTATCTAATCGGTTTATTCATCTATATAATACCATTTATTGTAATACAATATTATTTGGGTCAATTTTCAAGTAGTGGTTTTATATCTGCTTTCCGTATAACTCCTCTCCTTAAAGGTTTGtattatttagtaaaaaaaaaacgaaaaatgtttgaaataaaaatttaatcttatTATTCTCAGGCATCGGTTATATTACTCTGGCCTTAAATATTTGTGCACTTTCTTTTTATGCTAATTACGCCGTAATACCTCTAATCTATATATATGGATCCTTGCAGCCCACATTACCCTGGAGTTGCGAAGGTTACAAGAAATGGGCCATAGAAAATGAGACAACTGTAAGATAAAATCGTAATTTGACttcattttgaaatgtttttaatatatttgcattttatttccAGATTTGCGATTTACCTGAAAAGAACGATACAACAGATTCTTCTTCTGAGGAATATTTATTTCGTAATCATCATATACCTTCAGTGTTGTATTTCAAGTAAGTTATGAAAGCTTTAATCTTACACGAATATAGCGCGCAAGTGTTTTTAAACTGTTGTTTATAACTATAGTTAGTAGTTATTTATAGAGCTATTAACTTGGGCCTAATCATAAAACTTAGGGGTTCTTACTTTAGCTTGCAGGCGTCCATATCtttcttatagtttttatatattttaaactagtTTTCCTTCTAATGTATTTCACAGATCACTCTTTAACGATACAAATGCGCTGTCGAATGATGATGTTAATTTTTCCATCTCATGGCAGTTGATAGTTTGTGCCATTTCAGTTTGGACAGTTGTGATtatattcttttattaatttttcaataccaaaaaggTAAGTTCAATTTAATTGGCTCTATTATTTCGAATGAAATATATTTCcacaaatattgttttgaaataaaatcctCAATTACCTCTTACAGTTTGGTCAAATTATCCGTTATACCGTTTGGATATCACTGGtacttttcttaatattattaatacgcCTTAGCTTTTTACCCGGTACGGATGATGTATTTAAACGTGATATGACACTTGATTGGGATGAAGTTATTGAATTGACTGTGTTAATACCGGTTTATGGTATAACAGCTTTTGGACCCGGCTGGGGTATCTTCATAACATTatcaagttttaataaattcaaaacgAATATTATGAAACATAGTTGGATAATTGCCATTGGTCAGTTGGGTATAGTTATTGGTTTGGAAGTGATATTTCATTACATACAGGAATATTTCTTTGGTAAGTTGTTGTATGatcaaacatttattaaataaaattattaatttcgtTTACAGAACAGCCTGTTTATTATTATCCGTCGGATGAggaaaaaatttggtttttacaTTTAGCAACCGCAAGTGCTATATCCCATTTGGATTGGCCAAACTTGTggtcagttttattttatttaatgctgTTTTTATCGGGAATGCTTTTAATTGTGAGTAATATAGACCTTATTCTAACGATCTAAACTGCTTtctttagatagatagatagatagatagatagatagatagatagatagatagatagatagatagatagatagatagatagatagatagatagatagatagatagatagatagatagatagatagatagatagatagatagatagatagatagatagatagatagatagatagatagatagatagatagatagatagatagatagatagatagatagatagatagatagatagatagatagatagataggtaggtagataagaacgattagttatttagttaattagttagttagttagttagttagttagttagttacttagttagtaagttagttagttagttagttagttagttatttagttagttagtaagttagtaagttagtaagttagtaagttagttagttagttagttagttagttagttagttagttagttagttagtttgttagttagtttgttagttagtttgttagttagtttgttagttagtttgttagttagtttgtaagttagtaagttagtaagttagtaagttagtaagttagtaagttagtaagttagttagttagttagttagttagttagttagttagttagttagttagttagttagttagttagttagttagttagttagttcgttagttagttagtttgtttgtcaGCTTTGTAATAACCTAAAACAACTCCACAACTACTTCTTTTTCAGATTATGCAATTATATACAATATTGACCTCAATATTTGATGAATTCGCAAACTTGAGAGAGCATAGAGTGAAAGTACGCATAGGTCTAATAGCCGTCACAGCTTTCATTTCATTATACTTCACCTCTAATGTAAGTgagatatatgtttttttaacttcaagAGAAAATCTATTCACATGAAATTTGTTCTACTATTATATAGCATGGTCTAGTACATTTCGTCACACTCTTGACCGATGTATATGTTTCGCAAACTGTTATTAATTTACTACTAATATTGGTCGTATTATGGGTCTATGGTCGTGTGCGTTTTCAACGtgatatataatttatgataaataaacgtTTTTCCACATGGAAAATTTATGTGCTCAGATTTGTGGTGTCTTTGGGAATATTGCAGGCTTTGgtaagttttatatatgttaatatttttagaatttcttcatttttttcacaaaattttagaagtaTTCTGAATTATTAACTACTCATCTTTTCACTTTTTATCAACTTTTTTTCAGTATTATGGTGTTATTTTGGTCAGCCATTTCCATTATTCAACACATCCTTTAATGACAGTCTTGGCTGTTATATTTATTATCATTCCATGGCTGTTAATACCCGTCTATGGTTTCTATTGTATGTGCCAGAAAAAAGAAGGTTCAAGTAAGTCCCCTTTACGGCATAGTTGCAAACCGCACGATTGGCATCCTGTTGAGCAAGAGCAGCGTCAGCGTTATaaaaacgattttgaaaatattaatagtaACCATCAACTTAATGAAATTAACGATAATAATGTAATGGCAATTTAAAGTACAAACAATATAACATATAATTTGCTATTTAAGTACATCTTTGTAAATACTAATATGAGATTTAAGAATATCAGATTGATAGTTTTTATGAGGTCTTAAGTCAAATACGGAAAGactctaaagtttttaataaaatgatttatttctaATTAACAAATATCTTATTCATAGAAGTGAAAATTCGGAACCATCTAATTTTGTGctgtaaacatttgtttaatatatgctgaattttactattcgaaattatTATAGGCATCAGATTTCGGAATAGACATTTTGGGGAGATTCATGTTGCCATAAAACTTATATATGATAATGTTTACCACTACACTGCTATTctgagtgttaaagtaatttttgaaagggaccttatatgggggctaggcgaagtCGTAGAAAAactttgcccattttcaatacttaacaaactgcatcaactgaAAACTTCAGCTCTCTAGCTGTtcccgtttggactctatcgtgttttcaacagacggactgacatacatggctagatcgtcttagaatctcaTGAGGACCCAGAATAACTATGCTTTTCTAGGCCTTAGAggaatattttgatgtgttacaaacaaagtgacaaaaacaatatttgaagGGAGCTTTTTATAGGACtatggtcaaatgaggcctTAGTATTCAttaaggtcatcaaggctagtatagaattcTTAAAAGCCCTTTTCGGCGGTTTCAGTTGtctgggggctaggtgaaataatggaccgatcttaagcattttcaatagaattcgTCTACAATGCCatagatcatgtaccaaatatcCAAAGATCattaaaatatcttcaaaattgcgacatgtagtttgattattaGTTTTACAAACCCTATtcgtgggttcagttgtatgagggctaggtgttCAGAATTGAACAcgcatttatttatgtttaattttgtttaagtaaaataagaaagatCATAAATTATAAGTTCAAGTGCATGGGTTAGgtcataaaaaatagtttaatatatgctgaattttactattcgaaattatTATGGCATCAGATTTCGGAATAGACATTTTGGGGAGATTCATGTTGCCATAAAACTTATATAGATAATGTTTACCACTACACTGCTATTctgagtgttaaagtaatttttgaaagggaccttatatgggctaGGCGAAGTCGTAGAAAAactttgcccattttcaatacttaacaaactgcatcaactgaAAACTTCAGCTCTCTAGCTGTtcccgtttggactctatcgtgttttcaacagacggactgacatacatggctagatcgtcttagaatctcaTGAGGACCCAGAATAACTATGCTTTTCTAGGCCTTAGAggaatattttgatgtgttacaaacaaagtgacaaaaacaatatttgaagGGAGCTTTTTATAGGACtatggtcaaatgaggcctTAGTATTCAttaaggtcatcaaggctagtatagaattcTTAAAAGCCCTTTTCGGCGGTTTCAGTTGtctgggggctaggtgaaataatggaccgatcttaagcattttcaatagaattcgTCTACAATGCCatagatcatgtaccaaatatcCAAAGATCattaaaatatcttcaaaattgcgacatgtagtttgattattaGTTTTACAAACCCTATtcgtgggttcagttgtatgagggctaggtgttCAGAATTGAACAcgcatttatttatgtttaattttgtttaagtaaaataagaaagatCATAAATTATAAGTTCAAGTGCATGGGTTaggtcataaaaaatattatatacgtTTGTTTgtactacaaataaatatgtattatcgcTTTGTTTTTAGGACAAGCCGTAGCAGTGATAAGAACTTTAGTTCTAAGATGCACATTAATTCTGTTGTTTATGTGACGCATAAACCATATGTTAGAGTTAATAATGAggcatgaaatatatttatatcactGATGCAGTTATTACCCCATGCTAAGATAGAAACATTACACTGATAAGACTGAAAGTACACATGTGCACAAGATGTCTTATCatagttctagttagttttaagatttttgtatttagctCTTAAGatcattgattttaaataaactcttaatGTCTTACAAACATTCATTCGAACAGTACGTTCAAACATGGTCcttcgataaaaaaaaaaccagcgcaaaaaattaaagaatatatatacaataaaaaatataaataaaaatttaaaaaagaaaaagtcgacttaaataaataaaaaaaaaaaaataataaaaaaacattaaaaatggcTCAGAGACAAAATTTATACGAATCTCAAAAGCAGATCACAGATCAGTTGACTGCAATTTTGGCGAAGATTGAACGCACAGAGATACGTAGTGCATCAATTGCACAATATCAAAACCGTATCGATAGCTTAGAAAGACAATTTTATGAGAACGACACTGTTCTCAATAAGCTTGGAGAGACATCAGAggactattttaaaaataagttcttCCAAAATGGCATTGATCTTATTAAACTGTGCAGAACTGCGATGCAGAAGTATGGCCAAACTTCTGCAGAAGCTATATTGGCGCCCAAAAAAGCAGAAAACTTAGAAGAAAGCCAAATGGAATCCAGCCATCAGAAATCATTAGAATCAATTAGGATTTCTATAAAAGATGAGGTGATGGAGCAGGTGAGATTTATGATGCAAGAATTGTTGCATCAGTTAAAACCCAACCTTGCGGAAAACTCTAAAAAAGAGTTAGAAAGAGCTCCAAGAGAGCTAGAGAATGCTCCAAGAGAGCCAGAGAATGCTCCAAGAGAGCCAGAGAATGCTCCAAGAGAGCCAGAGAATATTCCAAGAGAGCCAGAGAATGCTCCAGGAGAGGAAGATAATACTTACAAAGAAGAGAAGGTAAAAACCCATGATGAAGCCGGCATAAGAAAAGATGAGGAAGTGACGTCCAACTTGCTCATTCAATTTCGTAGAGAAATTCAAAAATTAGAAGAATTGTATCTGACATTGAAGCAGAAAACATTCTAATACTTGAGCACAAAAAAAGCTCTTGGGAAAAAATCATGGTGGATATAAAACAAATCCACCGTGAATTAGTGGTCAATCACTCCGTAAAAGATGATATTGATGAAGAGCTGGAGTTGATTGACAAGCTATATGGAGAAGCATTAAAggaaatactaataaaaatttccacaaTGCAAGAAGAGAAAAAAGCGGTGGTATTGGAGACAATAAAAATACCAATATTTAGTGGAGAAATGGAAGAGTGGTGCTCGTTCCAAAATATGTTCAACAGGTTTGTGCATATGAGTAAACTTCCAGCTGTGGAGAAGCTAGTGAGGCTAAAAACGCACGTCAGAGGAGAAGCTctgaaaattatacaaaaccTTCCGATAACGGAAAACAATTATGATGCTGCCTGGGAGATTTTAAACCAGAGATTTGGTAATAAAAGGATTTTGTTCACGAAATTAGTGGATAAAATATTAGATCAGCCCAGTACCAACATAATGTCGGGCAGCAGCTTAAGAAACTTGCTGAGTATTACAAACGAAAGCATGCAAGCATTAAAGGCGATGGGAATTAATTTGGAAGGTGCTGATCCAATAATAgcaagaataataaataaaagccgCAAGAAAAGAGCACCCTTTGAGTTCGTAGGATCTATTTATCATATTCTCTTTGGAATGATGGACGCAGACGATCGAAAGCAGATGGAGGAaaacatgaaaaacattttcagtAACCAAGAtgacttaaataaattaataaaacaacaaacttcCGTTATTGATTCGACAGTAAATGTGTTGAAAAAGACAACAGAAGATGTCAATAACAACTTTAAACAAATGTACGGCCAATTAAAGTTATTCTACGATCAAACGAAAAATGAAACGAGTGAAGAGCGTTTAACATTGCTGTTTTCCGTATTGACCacccaattaaatttaatgattgaTGAGTGTCAGAAGATACAATCTTCTGTAATAAATATGCTGATTGATATCAATCACGGTCATATAAATA of the Lucilia cuprina isolate Lc7/37 chromosome 2, ASM2204524v1, whole genome shotgun sequence genome contains:
- the LOC111690098 gene encoding sodium-dependent acetylcholine transporter-like, with translation MPCESNCKQFIPDTKRGYWVNPNDFIYAGLGLAFRLDMFSLPWFYILDKNIITVLIVYLIGLFIYIIPFIVIQYYLGQFSSSGFISAFRITPLLKGIGYITLALNICALSFYANYAVIPLIYIYGSLQPTLPWSCEGYKKWAIENETTICDLPEKNDTTDSSSEEYLFRNHHIPSVLYFKSLFNDTNALSNDDVNFSISWQLIVCAISVWTVVIIFFY